actgggatttgtttttggcAACTGTAGACTCACTCACTGCcaaatatttcaaacaaaaagaTAAAGTGATTGTGGCAAAGACCcacatatataaaatgtgtttctttcagATATCAACAACCCGGACAGTCTTTCACTTGCACTTATATCAACTTGGCAGCATGCATGGTATTTATAAAAACACCATATAGCTCAAAAATAGAAATTGCACATTCGTCGTAGGGGGTCCATCTGTGAACTGTCAGAACTGttctcttttgtgtgtgtgtgtgtgtgtgtgtgtgtgtgtgtgtgtgtgtgtgtgtgtgtgtgtgtgtgtgagtgacaagGGTAACAAGGGCGAGCTCTGTCATGCGGTTATCTCCCCTCGTTCAGTTCGTGTCCTTCGTCCTACGCAGGTAAATGCCGTTTCAGGACATCCTTGGCGTTACCAGGCAGCGTCTCAGGAAAGTTAACGTCAAACTCCACCACCAGGTCTCCTCTCTGTTCTGGGTTTTTGGGTAAGGGGAGACCCTGTCCGGCGACAGTCTGTCTCATGCCAGGCTTGATGACATCCGTGATCTTCATGTTGCACGTCTTCCCATCTATCGTCGACACGGTAACGGAGCATCCGCACAACGACTGCAAAAGATAGAAATATGGAAGTCAGGAGAACAGCAACCCACGCATGAATCTGTTCATTGgctgatattaaatgtatacaTATGTAAACTAGTGCTGGGtaatatggttgaaatgaaaacatgataTTAATAAGGATGTCTTCTGATATCACTATATTGCacaaaatagcaaatgcacacatattcacaaataaaataaacgaGCCAATACTGACATCTACATTTCACAGTTTAGAAAAATCACATAATAATATATTGGCATAATGTATGGTAATTTTTCTCTGTTGGGCAAACTTTATAATGGACacagtatttttatttacaaaCCTACACAGGACTCTAGTTATTTGAACACTGAGCAAATTATACAACTACTTTGACCAGATAGTCTTTGATTAAGGTCTATTTAATATCTTTTCCAGATCTCTCAACCGCTAGACCACATCAAGAGTCTTTATTATTGGAAGTTTGCTCAGCTGTCGAGGAGATGGCTCAGTTATCATCACATGATAACAGGTGGTCGTAATCTCTCTATTCAAAGTTCTACTTTGGCATTGGACATAAAACAAcctccttttttcctcttttcatgTCTTACTGATGAAGACTGAGATGCTGCGTAAAGCACTGTAAACGGCTGGTAAGTGGTCCTTGAGATACGATTATTTTATCAAACTACTGTGATTTTAAATATGTGATTTCTCAGCATGATTCACATCAAAGCTGATCTGTTGCTGTTTGCATACATCGGTCACATATTCAGAGATGAAACAGTGAGATCTCAGAGTGTTGAAGAGTGTAGGAGTGTAAATCTTGCAATGTGTGCACGTGGGCAGCCACCACCTCTCTGCCCTCCCTGTGATACAGCTTATATTTCTCAATGTTGATGATCTAGATTACATAAATGCACAGGcaaagtgtgtgtatatttaagTACAATGCTCATTCAGGACTTTTGAGGCAGACTACCTACGGCTTATTGATTGTGACCAGGCTTTTTTTGAGCATCAGAGTTTTAAAGCGGCACTCTAAAGTAAATATGTGCTTGTTCTGAATCTCCCCTGTGTGTGACTAATCCATCTATCAGACTCTATTAATACTACTACACTCAGTCATAAGTGATGCCAATAGAGAAAATGTCTCACCTGTCGTAAGCTTACACGCACAGGATACACAATATTCGAGCCCTCCCGCCTAAAGTGAGGGTGTGGCTTATCCTTGATGACGAAAACAATGTCGGCAGGAATGGTATTGGGCGACTCGTCTCCCTCCCGCGGGAACGTGATCTTGGTTCCCTCTTTCCAGCCCCGCTTGATCTCGATAGTGAGAATTTTATCCTCATTGCGCATGGTCCTGCCGTCTGGATTTAGCCTTTTGCGAGAGATTTTCATCCTCTTGGTGCAGCCATGGAAGACCTCCTCCAGGGAAACCCTCAGTTCGTGGATGATGGCCGGGTCCTGCTTCCGGCGCTGCTGCCCTCCAGGGCCGACGTGCCCGTCCCGAGGGAATCCGTTTAGATTGAAGTTGGTGAAGGAGCCAAAGGGGTCGTTTCCGTCCACCTCCATGTCGTCGTCTCGGCCATTGGCTTTACGCCCAAAGAACATTTCGAAGGGGTTCGAACCCCCAAAGAAAGTGGCAAATGTGGCGTGAGGGTCACCATGGAAGGTGTAGGTGAAGGTGTTGCCTGGTCCATCACCAGTGGGCCCATTTCCTCCCTTGAGACCTGATGGGCAACACATAGGATTCATCAGTCATCCTAACATTGACACTCAACAGTGGGTGAGCATAATGCCACAAGTGATGCCTACTTTGTCAATCCAATCCACCGGATAGGTATTAGACCTGATACTGACCTTGTTAGTAACATTATCAGTCTGCACTACACGACACAGTCTGGAAAATGTTCCAGGACACCACTTAAGACATCAATGGCTTCACTGAGTGAGTCTGTGTGGATTTAATTTATAAAACAACTGAAGCAACTGTACCCAAAACTATAGTTAAATCATTCAACAACCAGAAACCATGGATTACCAGAACCATCCAGGatgccataaacacacacactgcagcctaCAAATTAGGAATGCAGTCTTGGACAATTTTAAAACAGCAGCCTACAATGTGAGAAGAGCAGTAAAGGAGGCAAAAGGGACTACAGGAAGAAAGTGGAACTACAATTCCACAAGGGCAACCCCAGATGCACGTGGCAAGGTTAAGAACTATGACAGATTACAAGCCCACCCCCTCCTCCGTGCTTTGAGGCCATCAGCAGCCAACAAGCAAAAACAGCTGAAGCAGAGATTAATGGATGGGTGGGTGCACCTCTCACACCCATCTCCCTTTCTGAGCATGACGTCAGGAGGGCTTTTAAGCATGTGAACACCAAGAAAGCATCAGGACCTGATGGTATCAGATCCTCAAACTGTGTGTTGACCAACTAGCGCCAGTGTTCACAATGATATTTATTTAGTCATTGGCTCAGTCTGTCATACCCACTTACCCACCATCATTCTTAACGACTACCGCCCAGTGGCACTCACCTCTGTAGTAATAAAAATGCTTTGAATGACTAATTACATCTGCTCCTAACTAGCCAGCACAGTGGACTCATTACAGTTTGCCTATCATCCCAACCGATCAACAGAAGACGCCATAGCACACATGCTCCACACCACCCTATCTCACCTGGAAAAGAAAGGAAGCTATGTGAGATCGCTGTTCATTGACTACAGTTCAGCGTTTAACACCATAGTTCCCTCCAGGCTCATCACAAAGCTCAAGGACCTTGGATTAAATTCCTCACAGTGCATGTGGATCATTTACTTCCTGACAGGCAGACCCACAGGTGGTAAGAGTAGGCAGACAAAACTCTTCCACCCTCATCCTTAACACCGGGgcaccccagggctgtgttttgAGTCCCCTGCTGTACTCCCTGTATACACACAACTGTGAAGCCACTTTCGACTCCAACACCATCATCAAGTTTGCTGACGACACAGCTGTGGTGGGCCTGATCACTGACAACAATGAAAAGGCCTACCTGAAAGAAGTAGAGGACTTGACCTGCTGACAACAGCAAGttaaataacttgcatttatcacAAATAAAGCAGGCATATAGATGCTCTGTTTGACTGGCGGTATTGCTTGTGTGAGCCTTTAAAGAAGACATATTGTAcacatttccaggttcataGTTTCATTTTCGAGTTCTATTAGCAAACATTTGCATGCTTTACTGGAAAAAAAGACCTTGTTTCACTTATACTGGCCCCTTTTGAAGATGATCAGCACCTTTGCTACATTAAATGGTAAAATAAGGTAAATTCCTATGCcccttttaattaaaaattattGGATGTAGAAATGAAGAATCTGTGGTCTTTTTACTTTCCTCACATCAAACATGCTTCCTACCCATATCTGTTCAGATACTACGTAGGACattctgtaggctacataaaggcTTTGACataatcaaaatatttttttctatttcaacACCCACATTTGTAAGAAAATCTGTGGTGGAGATGATGGCAGGCCTTTATTTCTCTTATAACTGCAGATATAATGTAGCTAATCCATAACTAGTATGCAATAGCTATGCATAATAAAATGAACAGAATTGTAGGCCTATGATCTGCTAA
This is a stretch of genomic DNA from Sander vitreus isolate 19-12246 chromosome 12, sanVit1, whole genome shotgun sequence. It encodes these proteins:
- the dnajb4 gene encoding dnaJ homolog subfamily B member 4 produces the protein MGKDYYKTLGISKGATDEDIKKAYRKQALKWHPDKNKSAAAEEKFKEIAEAYEVLSDPKKREVYDQYGEEGLKGGNGPTGDGPGNTFTYTFHGDPHATFATFFGGSNPFEMFFGRKANGRDDDMEVDGNDPFGSFTNFNLNGFPRDGHVGPGGQQRRKQDPAIIHELRVSLEEVFHGCTKRMKISRKRLNPDGRTMRNEDKILTIEIKRGWKEGTKITFPREGDESPNTIPADIVFVIKDKPHPHFRREGSNIVYPVRVSLRQSLCGCSVTVSTIDGKTCNMKITDVIKPGMRQTVAGQGLPLPKNPEQRGDLVVEFDVNFPETLPGNAKDVLKRHLPA